A region from the Lutra lutra chromosome 1, mLutLut1.2, whole genome shotgun sequence genome encodes:
- the EEF2 gene encoding elongation factor 2, which produces MVNFTVDQIRAIMDKKANIRNMSVIAHVDHGKSTLTDSLVCKAGIIASARAGETRFTDTRKDEQERCITIKSTAISLFYELSENDLNFIKQSKDGSGFLINLIDSPGHVDFSSEVTAALRVTDGALVVVDCVSGVCVQTETVLRQAIAERIKPVLMMNKMDRALLELQLEPEELYQTFQRIVENVNVIISTYGEGESGPMGNIMIDPVLGTVGFGSGLHGWAFTLKQFAEMYVAKFAAKGEGQLGPAERAKKVEDMMKKLWGDRYFDPANGKFSKSATSPDGKKLPRTFCQLILDPIFKVFDAIMNFKKEETAKLIEKLDIKLDSEDKDKEGKPLLKAVMRRWLPAGDALLQMITIHLPSPVTAQKYRCELLYEGPPDDEAAMGIKSCDPKGPLMMYISKMVPTSDKGRFYAFGRVFSGLVSTGLKVRIMGPNYTPGKKEDLYLKPIQRTILMMGRYVEPIEDVPCGNIVGLVGVDQFLVKTGTITTFEHAHNMRVMKFSVSPVVRVAVEAKNPADLPKLVEGLKRLAKSDPMVQCIIEESGEHIIAGAGELHLEICLKDLEEDHACIPIKKSDPVVSYRETVSEESNVLCLSKSPNKHNRLYMKARPFPDGLAEDIDKGEVSARQELKQRARYLAEKYEWDVAEARKIWCFGPDGTGPNVLTDITKGVQYLNEIKDSVVAGFQWATKEGALCEENMRGVRFDVHDVTLHADAIHRGGGQIIPTARRCLYASVLTAQPRLMEPIYLVEIQCPEQVVGGIYGVLNRKRGHVFEESQVAGTPMFVVKAYLPVNESFGFTADLRSNTGGQAFPQCVFDHWQILPGDPFDNTSRPSQVVAETRKRKGLKEGIPALDNFLDKL; this is translated from the exons ATG gtGAACTTCACCGTAGACCAGATCCGGGCCATCATGGACAAGAAGGCCAACATCCGCAACATGTCCGTCATCGCCCACGTGGACCACGGCAAGTCCACACTGACGGACTCGCTGGTGTGCAAGGCCGGCATCATCGCCTCCGCCCGCGCCGGGGAGACCCGCTTCACGGACACGCGGAAGGACGAGCAGGAGCGCTGCATCACCATCAAATCCAC GGCTATCTCCCTCTTCTATGAGCTTTCGGAGAACGACTTGAACTTTATCAAGCAGAGCAAGGACGGCTCCGGCTTTCTCATCAACCTCATTGATTCCCCTGGGCATGTGGACTTCTCCTCGGAGGTGACTGCCGCCCTCCGTGTCACCGACGGTGCCTTGGTGGTGGTGGACTGTGTGTCTG GTGTGTGCGTGCAGACGGAGACGGTGCTGCGGCAGGCCATTGCCGAGCGCATCAAGCCTGTGCTGATGATGAACAAGATGGACCGAGCGCTGCTGGAGCTGCAGCTGGAGCCCGAGGAGCTCTACCAGACCTTCCAGCGCATCGTGGAGAACGTCAACGTCATCATCTCCACCTATGGGGAGGGCGAGAGCGGACCCATGGGCAACATCATG ATCGACCCTGTACTTGGGACTGTCGGCTTTGGGTCTGGGCTCCATGGCTGGGCCTTCACCTTGAAGCAGTTTGCAGAGATGTATGTGGCCAAATTTGCTGCCAAGGGCGAGGGCCAGCTGGGGCCTGCTGAGCGGGCCAAGAAAGTGGAGGACATGATGAAGAAGCTGTGGGGTGACCG GTATTTCGATCCAGCCAATGGCAAATTCAGCAAGTCAGCCACCAGCCCCGATGGGAAGAAGCTACCACGGACGTTCTGCCAGCTCATCTTAGACCCTATTTTCAAG GTGTTTGACGCAATCATGAATTTCAAGAAAGAGGAGACGGCAAAGCTGATTGAAAAGCTGGACATCAAGCTGGACAGcgaagacaaagacaaagaaggcAAACCGCTTCTGAAG GCTGTGATGCGCCGCTGGCTCCCCGCCGGGGACGCTTTGCTGCAGATGATCACCATCCATCTGCCTTCCCCCGTGACGGCCCAGAAATACCGCTGTGAGCTCTTGTACGAGGGGCCCCCGGACGACGAGGCAGCCATGG GCATTAAAAGCTGTGATCCCAAAGGTCCCCTCATGATGTACATTTCCAAAATGGTGCCGACTTCTGACAAAGGTCGCTTCTACGCCTTTGGTCGTGTGTTCTCGGGGCTGGTGTCCACTGGCTTGAAGGTCAGGATCATGGGGCCCAACTACACCCCTGGGAAGAAGGAGGACCTGTACCTGAAACCTATCCAGAG GACAATCCTGATGATGGGCCGTTACGTGGAGCCCATTGAAGATGTGCCTTGTGGGAACATTGTGGGTCTGGTGGGCGTAGACCAGTTCCTGGTGAAGACTGGCACCATCACCACGTTCGAGCACGCGCACAACATGCGGGTGATGAAGTTCAGCGTGAGCCCTGTGGTCCGCGTGGCTGTGGAGGCCAAGAACCCGGCTGACCTTCCCAAGCTCGTGGAGGGTCTGAAGCGGCTGGCCAAGTCGGACCCTATGGTGCAG TGCATCATTGAGGAGTCCGGGGAGCACATCATCgcaggggctggggagctgcACCTGGAGATCTGTCTAAAGGACCTGGAGGAGGACCATGCGTGCATTCCCATCAAG aaatctgACCCCGTAGTCTCCTACCGCGAGACCGTCAGTGAGGAGTCGAATGTGCTCTGCCTGTCCAAGTCCCCCAATAAGCACAACCGGCTGTACATGAAGGCACGGCCCTTCCCGGATGGCCTGGCCGAGGACATTGACAAGGGTGAAGTGTCTGCCCGCCAGGAACTCAAGCAGCGGGCCCGCTATCTGGCCGAGAAGTATGAGTGGGACGTGGCTGAAGCCCGTAAGATCTGGTGCTTTGGGCCCGACGGCACTGGCCCCAACGTCCTCACTGACATCACCAAGGGTGTGCAGTACCTCAACGAGATCAAGGACAGTGTGGTAGCTGGCTTCCAGTGGGCCACCAAAGAG GGGGCTCTGTGCGAGGAGAACATGCGTGGTGTGCGCTTCGATGTCCATGACGTGACCCTGCATGCGGACGCCATCCACCGCGGGGGTGGCCAGATCATCCCCACTGCCCGCCGCTGCCTCTACGCCAGCGTGCTGACCGCCCAGCCCCGGCTTATGGAGCCCATCTACCTGGTGGAGATTCAG TGTCCGGAACAAGTAGTTGGTGGCATCTACGGTGTCCTGAACAGGAAGCGGGGTCACGTCTTTGAGGAGTCCCAGGTGGCTGGCACCCCCATGTTTGTTGTGAAGGCCTACCTGCCTGTCAATGAGTCCTTCG GCTTCACCGCTGACCTGAGGTCCAACACTGGCGGCCAGGCCTTCCCCCAGTGCGTTTTTGACCACTGGCAGATCCTGCCCGGGGATCCCTTCGACAACACCAGCCGCCCCAGCCAGGTGGTGGCCGAAACACGCAAGCGCAAAGGCCTGAAGGAAGGCATCCCGGCCCTGGACAACTTCCTGGACAAATTGTAG